The following is a genomic window from Nicotiana tabacum cultivar K326 chromosome 3, ASM71507v2, whole genome shotgun sequence.
ACAATCAGTTGAACTCCAGTATACCAGCCTCATTGTTCCACCTTAAGTCATTAACTCATTTAGGACTCTCACAGAATGAGCTAACTGGCCAAATTCCTCCCGAGTTGGGATCTTCAATGTCACTACAAGTGCTTACCCTCCACTCAAATAGGTTGTCCGGGGAAATTCCATCAACTATAACAAAACTGACAAACTTGACATATTTGTCTTTGAGCTTCAATTTATTGACCGGATCACTTCCATTAGAATTTGGGTTGCTCTATAACCTGAAGAATCTAACTGCAAGTAACAACCTCCTAGAGGGATCTATTCCATCTAGCATAACAAATTGTTCACATCTTCTAGTTTTGACCCTCACTTATAATAGAATAACGGGGGAAATACCCATTGGGTTGGGGCAGTTGTCCAATCTTACATTTTTGTCTTTGGGATCAAACAAAATGGTGGGGGAGATTCCTGACGATTTCTTCAACTGCTCAATGCTTGAAGTTCTAGATCTGAGTGATAACAATTTCAGTGGGAAACTCAAACCGATGATTGGCAGACTTTCTAAACTTCGAGTTCTAAGAGCCCGTACTAATTCCTTTCTTGGGCCAATCCCACCAGAGATTGGTAAACTGAGTCAACTGATGGATTTAGTGCTTGACGAAAACAGTTTCTCAGGTGTGATACCACCAGATATTTCAATGCTTTCAGACCTCCAGGGTCTTTCGCTGTATGACAACAAGCTGGAAGGTAAACTTCCGGTGCAACTTTTTGAGCTTAAACAACTCAATGAACTCCGGCTGCAGAACAATAATTTCTTAGGTCCAATACCTCACCAGATATCCAAAATGGAGTTACTCTCGTTGCTGGATCTGAGCGGGAATAAGCTTAATGGTACACTCCCAGAGAGCATGGCGAGCCTCCGCAGACTGATGACCTTAGATCTTTCACACAACCTTCTTACTGGATCTCTTCCTCGAGCAGTACTAGCCAGCATGAGAAGTATGCAATTTTACTTGAACGTTTCCAGCAATTTTTTGAACGGAACGATCCCAGATGAGATTGGCGTGTTAGAAATGGTTCAAGAGATTGATATGTCAAACAACAATCTATCAGGCAGCATTCCCAGATCCTTTGGACGATGCAAAAACTTATTCTCACTGGACCTATCAGGAAACATGCTCTCTGGTCCTGCTCCAGGTGCAATTCTCACCAAATTAAGTGAGCTTGTGTTTCTGAATCTCTCAAAGAACAGATTACAAAGCGAACTTCCTGAAATGGCAGGATTGCCACATCTTCGCTCTGTTGATCTTTCACATAACAAGTTCAAGGGAATCATTCCAGAGAGATTTGCCAGTATGCCTGCATTGAAATATCTCAACCTTTCTTTCAACCAACTTGAAGGTCACATTCCAAAGGGGGGTGTATTTAACAATATAAAGTTGGAAGATTTATTGGGAAATCCATCTCTATGTGGAACTAAGTTTCTCAGGCCTTGCAGCACCAAAAGCATCCGAACAGGTACTCACGGGTTTTCCAAGAAAACCTTGATCATTCTTGCAGCACTTGGATCTGTTTTTGGTCTCATTCTTCTCGTGTTGGGAGTCTTTTTTCTTAATCAGtacatgaagaagcaaaaggtgAAAGACACGGAGGATATGATTCCAAAGTACGCCTCAGCACTGAGCCTCAAGAGATTTTATCAAAAGGATTTGGAACTTGCTACTGATAATTTCAGTCCAGAAAATATTATTGGAGCCAGCAGTTTAAGTACTGTGTACAAGGGTAGACTGGAAGATGGAAAGATTGTAGCAGTTAAGAAACTGAATCACCGGTTCGCAACAGAAGCTGATAAATGCTTTGACAGAGAAGTCAGGACTCTGAGCCAACTGAGACACAGGAACCTGGTTAAGGTGCTCGGTTATGCTTGGGAAAGCAAGAAGCTAAAGGCTTTAGTTTTAGAATACATGGAGAAAGGGAACTTGGACAATATTATTTATGATCAAATGGTGGATGACTGGACATTGTCCAATAGGATTGACATTTTAGTTTCGGTTGCTAGTGGTTTGTCATACCTGCATTCAGGCTATGATTTTCCAATAGTGCACTGTGACTTGAAGCCTTCAAATATTCTTCTGGATGAAAATATGGAAGCACATGTCAGTGACTTTGGGACAGCTAGGATGTTGGGTATTCATCTCCAGGATGGGAGCAGCATATCATCAGCATCCGTATTTGAAGGAACTATTGGTTACTTGGCGCCAGGTATCATTCTTACAAATTCTTAACCCATAGTTTGTCTGGATTCTATTGTTACCATTAATATGAACAAAAGAGTGCTATCCACAAACAGCTTATATGGGGATCACAATCCATATTTTGGTCAATGTGTAATGTTTACGTATTCTATTTTAGTATCATTCAGTAGCAACAACATCATTTATTTCAATCACAATATACAGCTTAGCAGAATTCTTTTGCCTGTCAATCACAAAATACTGATTAACTCATATGTGGAAGAATAGATGAGCATGTAAATAATGTGATATTTTGAACATATAATCTGCTAATCTGCAAAGTACTTTTAATGCTAATGTCAGCTTTAATCTACCAAAAAGGGtaattttgaatttgttggacATTTACATGCTCCTTGTTTTATTTGAGACCTTACTTACATGAAATATTATGCTATGAAACAGAGTTTGCATATATGAGGAAAGTGACCACAAAAGTAGATGTATTCAGCTTTGGTGTAATAGTGATGGAGATCATTACAAAAAGAAGGCCAACAGGTCTTACAGGAGCTGATGAATTACCAATGACTTTGCATCAAATTGTTCAGAACGCCGCTGCAAATGGCATAAATGAACTCATCCAGATTGTGGATCCTAATCTAGCTTCATATGTCTCCAAGAAACAGGATGTAGTAGAGGGACTTCTTAAATTGGCTTTGTCCTGCACCTCTCCTGATCCTGAAGACAGACCTGACATGGAACAGGTTCTGTCTTCTCTTTCAAAGTTAAGAAAGATGGAATGCATGAATTCACATGCTTGTTTGGTAAAAGATGCAATTTGATGTAGATGAAGCTGGAGTTCAACAATGTTAATGTGAACCACCACCAAGTTTCCCTTAGCGGCCAATGGAACTAGTCCATAACTTAAAAAGTCTTTACCATTATAACAAAGTTTACGTCTTTCTAGCCATAAATGTTTCCCGATTATTTCTGCTTTACCAGAAGGATATAATTGAGCTCTCATGTTAGATTCGAACAGCATATTCAAGAATATTTCAGCTCAAAAAACAACAAAGGAGCAAAAAGCTAGATCTTTACAAAGTGACATGTAATAGAGAGTTAGTGAGCAGTCAATTGCTACACCAAAGTGCAAATGAATTCTTTCACTAAAAGATGATTGTCTACAGGAAATGAGTACACTTTTTTGAACACAAATATCTAGAAGTGAAATTAAGCAAAACTCAATAAAGGCCTTCAATAAGCCTACAATCATCTATCACATTCTATTCTACCATAAAATACAATTTCTTGAAATTTATTTACTAGAGAGGGAAGACGCAACCTCATCTATTGGTGGATCATTATGCAAGAACTCATCAACAGTAGAGGGAAATTCAAAGCTTCCAACACTATGGAAAGCCTCCAAATGAATAAGAGCAGCTTTGCCTAAGAGCAAATGAGCCAACCTGAATGATTCTCTTCTCTCTCCACTATTATTACTATTCAAAAAATGCTCAATCCAACCTTCTAATCTCTCCACTTCTTTTCCACTTTTTGGGCCCTTAACtccaacaatctttccataaaatGCAACATCACAGCCCAAATCCATTTCCACCCTTTTTGAACCTTCCCTTTTACTATCAGATAAACCCAATAGATGCATCAACAGTTCAATCTCATCAACTCCATTATCTTCAGCTTCAACTTTATCAACTGATGTTTCTTGAACTTGTGTAGGGTTTATCTGAGATGGGGTTTGTTGGTGAAGTGGGAAAAGAGGGGAATTTGAGAGAAATTGAAGAGGGGTTTCACTTTCTTTGAGGTTTGTGTTGCTGGTGAAGGAGGTCTCATCACAGTTAAGGTATAATGGGCTGATAAAAGACTGGGTCTCGGGTGTGTCAGTGGTTTCTTGTTGAGTTGGGTTGTCAAGTTTCAATCTTTTCTCCAATTGTTTGAGAGAAGAGAAGAAATTGGAATGTGCAGAAGGCCTTTGCATTTTTGTGGGAATCAGAATGAATattggggtttagggttttagtTGCGGGTAACAGGGGAGAAAAGAGTGCCAACTGCTGAAATCCACAGTTGAATCAAACGGTTGTTTATTTCCTGAAGCTTTGGTTAGACTCTTAATTATAGGTCTTGGGTTCGAGCTAGGCTACgatttcatttgagtttcttTAGTACCTTAACTTTTCGTACTCATTTTTTTTTGACTAACATGtatcatattatatatatatatatatatatatatatcacgtaATAGTAAAGACAATATTGTTCATATTGCCCGGAGGGGCATTACCTACTTGGCTATTACAAACCAAAAATATGTCTCTAAGGACATTTTTGTTACCAAGAGCTGCTAGTCTAGAGCAAACATCTTTGTTAACGAGCCTAACTACATAAGTCTTGCCTTCACAGTCTGATTTCAAGACATTGGTTACAAAATTAGGAGCATAGTAGATAACATTGAGATCCCTGTTGTTGTTGTCACTCAGCGCTTTTTTAGCCAGCATGTGTGCCAGCTTGTTTGCCTCCCTGAAAATGTGTTGTATTCCCTCAATCTTCACCTGCCTCATTAACAACCTGCACTCATAAATAATGTCATTTAGCATTATCATTCCATTATCCAAACAGTTAATGACATCGGTTGAAtttgtttctatttctaatttAGTGAATCCTTGTCTAATGGCAGTCTGCAAACCAATCTTCAAGGCCATTAATTCCGCCTGAAGCGGTGTTGTTCCTGGGATGTTTCCATGGAAGCCAACTATCCATTGGCTATTGTTGTCCCTGAACACTCCACCAAATCCACAAAGCGATTGGTCTTCATTGAAGGAACCATCAATATTAAGCTTAATGAGTCCTCTAGGGGGTTTACTCCACGTAACATTTATTGAAACTTTTACTGACGTTGTATTTTGTTTTTCAGTTAAAAACTTAAACTCTACTGTTAAATTAATAGCACTTTTAAGGCTAGCTAAGTATGTatagttattttataaattattgttTCTGTTAATCCAAATTGTCCATATGACAAAGGGAAATAGATCGTGCCATGTGATAATTGGGGTTTTAAAAGTAGAGTTATGGTCTCGAATATAAGTTAGCCAACTATTGACACCATTCCAATTTTTGGGATCAATTCCTAAGTGTGACCACAATTGTCTAACTGCCATGCATTCCAAGAAGACATGTTTAATAGTTTCCTTATCAGTTTTACAAGTAGAATATATAGGATCAATGTTTATACCAATATGGTCTAAGAAGCTTCTTGTTGGAAGTCTATTATGGTAGCATTTTCATAATAGAAATTTTAACTTGTTTGGGCACTTAGCTTCCCAAATCCACGTAAAATCCTTGTTGCATTCCATTTGACTGCCTAAGAGGGAGTAGCATGATTTGCTCGTAAAGAGACCATTGGTGTTCATAGGATTTGTTTGTGGGGTGTGTAGCATTTATCTTCTTAATAATCCCTGGTTCAAGAGTCATTGGGAGCTTTGATAACTCCCATGTGTTTTG
Proteins encoded in this region:
- the LOC107814540 gene encoding uncharacterized protein LOC107814540, with translation MSKTVLYALAIFSFTFFIPLSYGQTPSLEIEVAALKAFKNSISDDPFGALVDWTNANHHCNWSGITCDPSSNHVINITLFETQLKGEISPFLGNLSKLQVLDLTLNSFTGNIPPQLGHCTELVELILYENLLSGEIPAELGNLRNLQLIDFGNNFLNGSIPDSICDCTELLLVSLINNSFTGKLPSDIGNLANLQLFVAYENNFIGSIPTSIRKLTALQTLDLSENRLSGPIPPEIGNLSSLETLQLHLNFLSGKIPSELGLCTNLVTLNMYTNQFTGSIPPELGNLENLQTLRLYNNQLNSSIPASLFHLKSLTHLGLSQNELTGQIPPELGSSMSLQVLTLHSNRLSGEIPSTITKLTNLTYLSLSFNLLTGSLPLEFGLLYNLKNLTASNNLLEGSIPSSITNCSHLLVLTLTYNRITGEIPIGLGQLSNLTFLSLGSNKMVGEIPDDFFNCSMLEVLDLSDNNFSGKLKPMIGRLSKLRVLRARTNSFLGPIPPEIGKLSQLMDLVLDENSFSGVIPPDISMLSDLQGLSLYDNKLEGKLPVQLFELKQLNELRLQNNNFLGPIPHQISKMELLSLLDLSGNKLNGTLPESMASLRRLMTLDLSHNLLTGSLPRAVLASMRSMQFYLNVSSNFLNGTIPDEIGVLEMVQEIDMSNNNLSGSIPRSFGRCKNLFSLDLSGNMLSGPAPGAILTKLSELVFLNLSKNRLQSELPEMAGLPHLRSVDLSHNKFKGIIPERFASMPALKYLNLSFNQLEGHIPKGGVFNNIKLEDLLGNPSLCGTKFLRPCSTKSIRTGTHGFSKKTLIILAALGSVFGLILLVLGVFFLNQYMKKQKVKDTEDMIPKYASALSLKRFYQKDLELATDNFSPENIIGASSLSTVYKGRLEDGKIVAVKKLNHRFATEADKCFDREVRTLSQLRHRNLVKVLGYAWESKKLKALVLEYMEKGNLDNIIYDQMVDDWTLSNRIDILVSVASGLSYLHSGYDFPIVHCDLKPSNILLDENMEAHVSDFGTARMLGIHLQDGSSISSASVFEGTIGYLAPEFAYMRKVTTKVDVFSFGVIVMEIITKRRPTGLTGADELPMTLHQIVQNAAANGINELIQIVDPNLASYVSKKQDVVEGLLKLALSCTSPDPEDRPDMEQVLSSLSKLRKMECMNSHACLVKDAI